CATTTTAACAGGCGCGCAACGACCCCGCTCAGCAAACGGGAATTAACCGCGAGGAACCATCCCACGTCAAGGCCGCGTTCACGTTTTTCCTCAGAACCCCAGAAAGGGATAGTTCAAAGTTCTTCGACATGGAATATCGTTGGAATTTCCAGAAAGCAATCATTTCCACCGTTGAAAAAGCGTGTTCCAAAACGCGTAACATTTCCAGCGGACGTTTTATTGGATATAGCAATCAAAAATGACGATTTCGTTGAAACTTGCCATCTGATAAAATCGGGCAGAGTTGACTTAAATCGTGTTGGTTGCAACGGTTTAACGCCGATACATCGCTCGGCAATCGATGGAAGTTACAAGTGTCTCCAACTTCTTCTCGATCTTGGAGCTGATGTAAACGTTCAAGATGAACTTGGATGGAGGCCATTACACGACGCCGTCTTCCACGGACACGTCCAATGCGCTATAGCCTTAATAAACGCTGGTGCAGACTTGTGTGCCCAAACAGACGATTTTTACACGGTTTTAGACTTGGCAGAAAATGATAGAATGCTCCTTGTCATTGGAAGAGCTTTGATGGCAAAGAACAATGACTATGATGCCGGGGAAATGACTTCATACTTAGGGAATGAACTGTTTGAAAAGCTGTTTGATCCAGACAGGGAAACTTGTGTATGAAttgaatatatttttaagttcggaaaaaaaaacaaacaaaacaagaaaactttttctgcatgtttttttattttcataagCACGAAAACCAATCATTTCCACTCATCAAGGTGTAAGCTAGCCGAGGAGTTTTACATTAAAATGTACACcaaattaggaaaaaaaagtttttgcaCATTGAAGGAATTCGTTCGTCCTGTTAACTTCTTCAGTTATTGATTGTACGAAACAgttgcttttaattttaagtctTTAAAGGTCATGTACATTGTTAATTGATTGTATGGAGATAAGAATTATTCACTGATTTGACAAGTTATTTATTTGGCCGTGTTACGAGGGACCAAATACCGAGAACCAAACACCgatgatttgtttttgctcaTAAACTGCACTGTACTTAATTGGTTGGATACGTCGTCTTATATTGATTACGAAATTGCCGGCCtagttttttcttcattgaCATGACGCCTATAACTCATAcgcaaataattttcttgtcaTGCTCGTTGCTGGGCTTTTGCACGAATCCCCGCGTTATACGTACATTAACCACagtttaaaagcaaaaacaccTCCGCGCGGCTAGAAAAATCAAATATAGGTATCTCCGTGTTTTAATTCCATCTTGGGTATATTTTTCATTTGGGGACACCGACATGGTTATCATTagatcagtgccgtagcaaggggaggggccgggggggcccgtgcccccccagtttttttcccaagaagtaaaaacagacctgtataaaatattgaaaataaaatattatcaggcaactgtttgggaagttttcaaaaaacgacctgccaatgaagtctacgtttgcctctaaggcaactcagacagtttaataggtacgaacttactgtgatgactctgaaaggtgaaacatttgctggtttcaagatgcagagatagttggttttctattttgtaattgacgttgcaagtgttatgctctcaatgcgcattggtttgctaagacaacgtacgaagtaaataattcgcgatatgcgtaaatcacaaatagctcttggagaacgctggaaatagcatttccaagtctctagatttcaaatttttctgggggagcatgcccccagacccccctagtggctcacgcctccagcacttgcgtgcccccccacttatattacccttgctacggcactgtagaTAACATAAGGGGAAGTAAAaccgaacgaaaatcgtgttttccgatatctctgacgtcatcgtctcctctcgtgacagaaataaatatggcggAATATGGTTCCTGCTGCAACCGAAGAGAAGAACTGGTCAATAAATCGCATTGCAATAGCAGAGAGAGCATCCCTTGAAGAAGTTGATTGACTATCTCCATATCCCGCCATATTTATTCCTGTGAAAAGAGGACgacaatgacgtcagagaAATCGGAAAAAAACGATTTTCGTTCGGTTCTACTTCACCCTACTGTTATCTAACCCATCGCATGGCTGTCGTGACGTCACGCGAGattgttgtgaaataaaaaaaaacagtgttttAACTCAGATTGGAAACAAGAGACCAAAAAGTGACCTAAAGAAAACAACGGCTGAATACCCGAGGAAAGCTTGCAACTCCTCCAATGAAGTAAACCCCAGGAGAAACCACGTTTGACAAGTGAATAAGACGTCTTTCATAGGCTTTTCAGACGTCTTTGATAGGCTTTTCAGATCGACGGGAAACTAAAAGGTCTACGGATATCTTCctatgattggcttaaaatgtgACATATTAACGTCAGTCTCGACCAATGAATGAAGACtagaccatgaaaaaaaagtcagcAATTAATTTTACTGAACAATTTGTAGATTTGCCAATAATTTGACAATCGCTTGGGGtgagggaaagaaaaatgaagaggAAAATACGGTTGTGAAGAAAATGAATGTgagcaaaaactgaaaaagaaaactggacGAAATAATGTATGAAACAAATCATACATTGAACTGCAGATATAAAATCAAGTGAACCTATGATCCTAGCTTCACttgtaaaagaaaactaaatgaaaaatatagttgtgaaatattgaaatgattttttctCCGTATCAATCTGTTTCTTTCGAATTAACATAACTATTTTCCAGCGGGTTGTGTATTGTGTTAGTCTGTGAATAAGTAAGACAAAAGGCAGATGTTGCCACTCATAAACATCGACGTTTTTCCCTATAGCAGTTTTCTACACCTCTAGTAGACGTAGTTTCGTCAAATCGTTTATATTTCCCGATCATGTTATACGGTCAACTGAGATATCGTCCACGTATCAAGCGCAACACGCAATTTACGATACTGGTTACTTCTTTCATTTAGCCACTGAAGATGAAAATTGCCGTTTGAGCAAACGTATATCTGACAGTTGGTttcgacaaaaataaacacaggTGCTTTTTTTAAGACTCGTGCCGAAAAAACAGGCGCAATGAGTAAAATAATGGCTTCTTCGAGCTCAGAGAGGAATGAAAAGGAGGAGATCCTATCGACTTATTTACGGCTAAATAACATAACATCGCAAGAAATATCAGCATCCGAACTTCAGACAATTTACTATAATCTACGGCCTGGAAATTCAATCAGTTTACGCCAAGTTTTAGCTGCAATTCAAACTACTTGTTTCTGCGATTTGTGTTTAAGGGACGAAGTTATTGATGTCCTGAATGAGATCGATCGCCGGAGCTTTCTAATGCAAGGTTTGAAGTGGGAATTTGAAATGTTAGACGGAGAAAACCAAGGCACCATAACCGAAGAACAAGCTTGTTTCTTGTTGAAAGCTGTACACGGCAAttatgcaaagaaaaataccaGAGAATTTCTTTCCAGCCGTCCAATTCCTGGGTCGAGAGTTTCGCTTCAAGAGCTGGAAATTTGGCTTTGTAACCCTTGCGATTTGGAACTTTCAGATGAAAGTGATCTAGATGTGAAGATTTAAACGAGGAATGATCTGAGATGCAAACAACGTCATAGAATCAGTAGGGCCGTAGCTATGTATACACTTAAATTTAGGGCTGTCATAAGCTAAGGTTATTGacgaaaagaaattaaaaactgcGTAGAATTCGGTAGAAATCAGTTTCCTTTATATTCGTTGCCTTAGTTTGTTATAAACAGGCATCACAGTTGTAGATCTGAACAAACAGTCGTAAATAGTCGGTCggtgttgaaaacaaaaatcgcCGGAGCTCCCCCAAGATGTTAGTTTACTATTTATGGACAAACCGTTGACTGGAAATATAATCAAGTAATATGGTTTTCCTTTAAGAGCAGGGTCAGTTTGCAAGAAAGGATTACCCCTTTGTTTCGATCGGTGGTACTGACCGGTTCCATTTGCAGATTGGTGTATCCAGTCGGCCGGTTGTGACTTCTGCGAAATGCCTACAGCCAAATCCCaatttccaatttcttttcattcccGCTTCACCAACATCTTCAATAACGCTTCTTGTACGCTGCTTTGAATTCCCAAACCATTTAACACTTCATATGGATCAGGGTGATGTCTGATTAATGCCGATAAGGCGTTTATGTCTTCTTCAGATAACAGATCCTTCACCAGTCTTTCAGACTCTTCTTTCAGCTTCATTTCGGTCATATCTCTCTCTTTCCTCTTCGCTTCGACATCACTCAAAGCAAACTCAACGTCTAGATCTCTCATCGTTTCAAATTTGTGAAGCTGTTTAGCTCTACGCCTTTGCTCAGCATCAAAATACCATATAGTAATTGCATACCTTGTAAAGTACGCAGGCAAGACCTCGTGAGGGTTTCTTCCATCAGaccaaaacaacaataatctGTTAAGAACAGGTTCCACATGGATGTTGTTACTGTCATCCGGtctgtaaatttttagctttcCTCCGACATCCTCACCCCACCCCTGGTTGAGATAATAGATAACAGTGAGACACCTCCCATCTCCATCAGGATTGTCCACATGCCTTTTATACCCTGTCCCATTTCCAGGATAACAGGCCACCATCGCCTTTGAGCGGCCCTCGACAAAATAGCCATTTAATCCATCAGGCAGTTCACCACACGAAATAACTAAGCTATCAACGAGTTCTATTAACTTCACAATGCTTGGAACATGTATTTCATTTCCTTCAAGCCATGTAATTTTATCTCCccgaatttttttctctgtgaATTTTTCTTCGTCTTCAGAGGCTGTTTTTCCTCCGCTCAGCAGACCATCTTGAAAAATTCCTGAACTGTGTAGTTCTTTGACTTCTGCCAGGATTTTCAACGCGATATCGTGTTCAAAGAGTTCGTCGATGACACACAAATGTATTTCCTTCAACGACCTAGAGATAAATTCGGCTCGACTTTTCAAGTCTTTCTTCAAAGGTTGAGGAAAATGCTCCCTTAGTTTTGTCGCTGATATCCCCTGGCATGGAAAGCAGCTTAGCTTATGAGTTTTCCAATGCAGTTTCTGGCATTCTCTGTTGCAGTAATACACCGTTTTGCACCGGGAACATTTACGCAATGACCCGTTTCTAGATGTACAGAGTGCACAGGAAGCCATTTCCTATTTATTCGGGCCAATGCCCCCCGGATCTTCATTTGGAGAAAGAATGAGGATGTATGACGTAGCTTTCTGCGTAAGACCGCTGAGCATGACAATAAAAAGGACCACAAAGAACATGGCCACCGAGTCGATTTAAAACTTTATCCTCGTTTTACTGCATTCTTTTCGTTTATTTTACACGAAAAAGGGCGAAATTTTGTAGAGAAATTCTTCAAGATGGTTCTCGCAGATTTAGGTCGTAGGATTACCACAGCACTTCGCTCCCTGAGCAATGCAACAATCATCAACGAAGAGGTACATGTGAGGACTgtatgcatgttttttttttttcactattttAATAGTGGACTATTTTTTGGATCATTTCCGAACTTGTTCGCACATAGATCTTCTTTTATTATCATCTGAGACAGAAAAGAAGTGGCGAGAATAAAGAACAGAAATAATTTCGGAGGTAGTCGACAACAGGATGTTGAATTTGCTTTGGCTTCTTATAAAATGAGGCAGTATTTGTATTGCAAGATGAAAGTCAAGTATGATCATTTCGACATTCTTTCCGTGTGGTTTCTCGACCTTTGTCAATTTTTCCTAAAGATGGACATCACAATTCTTTCACGTATATGGTGGAAACAGAGATCAAACCATTGGTCTGGGGATTTCACAACCACAGAGTGCattcaaataattgttatttagttttgcagtttttgagAGGTCCAAGTTTAGTTAGGTTTCATCAACGGTCCAGTAAAGACAACCCTAGCACTTCATTGAAATACTTAAGGCAATTTTGACC
The DNA window shown above is from Acropora palmata chromosome 7, jaAcrPala1.3, whole genome shotgun sequence and carries:
- the LOC141885917 gene encoding uncharacterized protein LOC141885917, producing the protein MTQALHKACEEGSLLLVSLLLERGLNVNSKDKQGRTPLHIASQTGDRLLAELLHQQGADLCAVTSQGEIPLNCTKDEEMTLLFVRMMAREGKAHLAKERLQLEEMSDKVKEKIIKGLDLKTTRKKANPLSQILSRRTLVNLLKTKETAYQQLSSLSNVSDCSRFSETESGFGETDKSSCDCSTESVLSNLSNSSGFASVDDPAPHFNRRATTPLSKRELTARNHPTSRPRSRFSSEPQKGIVQSSSTWNIVGISRKQSFPPLKKRVPKRVTFPADVLLDIAIKNDDFVETCHLIKSGRVDLNRVGCNGLTPIHRSAIDGSYKCLQLLLDLGADVNVQDELGWRPLHDAVFHGHVQCAIALINAGADLCAQTDDFYTVLDLAENDRMLLVIGRALMAKNNDYDAGEMTSYLGNELFEKLFDPDRETCV
- the LOC141885918 gene encoding prolyl hydroxylase EGLN3-like, with translation MASCALCTSRNGSLRKCSRCKTVYYCNRECQKLHWKTHKLSCFPCQGISATKLREHFPQPLKKDLKSRAEFISRSLKEIHLCVIDELFEHDIALKILAEVKELHSSGIFQDGLLSGGKTASEDEEKFTEKKIRGDKITWLEGNEIHVPSIVKLIELVDSLVISCGELPDGLNGYFVEGRSKAMVACYPGNGTGYKRHVDNPDGDGRCLTVIYYLNQGWGEDVGGKLKIYRPDDSNNIHVEPVLNRLLLFWSDGRNPHEVLPAYFTRYAITIWYFDAEQRRRAKQLHKFETMRDLDVEFALSDVEAKRKERDMTEMKLKEESERLVKDLLSEEDINALSALIRHHPDPYEVLNGLGIQSSVQEALLKMLVKRE